CATAGGTCTCACCAAACCCCCAAGAGTATATAATACCATTTCTGGCCACAGCGAGAGAGTGGTGGGAACCCGCTGCGATGGCCTTGAATTTTGGAAGGCCTTTAAGCTTAGTGGGGACTGGAACTGAACGCGCCTTCCCATGGACATCCTTATAGGTGCTCTCGGGGTAGTCCTCTGCTGAGATGCCCACCTCAAACATATCTAATCTTCCAAACGTGTATAAGTCGCCGTCCTGTGTTAACACAATAGAGTGGTGCTCCCCAGCAGCAATGGATTCTACCTTCACATCTGGTGGCAGCAATACCTCGGTTGGAACAGTAACCATGGCACCATCCTCGACCTCATTGGAGATACCGCATTGGCCAAATTGGTTAAGACCCCAGGCGAAAAGTCTCCCATCGTCGGCTAGCGCAAAGGAGTGGTTCTCTCCGGAAGCAATATACTTGACACCATCAAGACCAAACGCACGAGGATCCAGTGTCCGCAAGCGTGATCTTTCCATGATCTTTCTCCCCAACTGATACTGCTGGCCGTTACCCCAGGCGTAGACGACGCCATGCTCGTCTAGGAACAGGATGTGGTCTTTTCCTGGTGCCATCTGCACAATACGGCTCCCAGAGAAGGATGGTAGCTTCCATGGAGACCGTTGCGATTCAATTGCGTCCTGATAGAACCCCAGGATCCCCTCGTTGCAGCGGAACGTGCCCCACGCATACACGTCCCCGTTCTCAAATAGTACACATGACAAATTGTCCGTGGCCGCCAGCTGGACGACC
This is a stretch of genomic DNA from Eremothecium gossypii ATCC 10895 chromosome VI, complete sequence. It encodes these proteins:
- the SRM1 gene encoding Ran guanyl-nucleotide exchange factor (Syntenic homolog of Saccharomyces cerevisiae YGL097W (SRM1)) — protein: MESVKMQKRGSSPMSSPRKKRKHLVSTLNKHYKSINKLDDYRQLYISDSRMDIFVWGTGSMCELGLGPLAKNKEVKRPRLNPLLQREKAGIVSFAVGGMHCLALDSDNNVWSWGTNDSGALGRDTSGAAEQLRDMDAAESSDDEDGDLNELEATPTMLPRDSLPLDTQKVVQLAATDNLSCVLFENGDVYAWGTFRCNEGILGFYQDAIESQRSPWKLPSFSGSRIVQMAPGKDHILFLDEHGVVYAWGNGQQYQLGRKIMERSRLRTLDPRAFGLDGVKYIASGENHSFALADDGRLFAWGLNQFGQCGISNEVEDGAMVTVPTEVLLPPDVKVESIAAGEHHSIVLTQDGDLYTFGRLDMFEVGISAEDYPESTYKDVHGKARSVPVPTKLKGLPKFKAIAAGSHHSLAVARNGIIYSWGFGETYAVGLGPAGEDVEVPTRIKNTATQHESIVFVGCGGQFSVAGGIELSDEEAEKRAKEMGDE